The genomic window TTCTTCACCAAATAATGCCGTAATCTTTTGAGTATTTTTTGCTTGTTTATATAAGGATGGCAAATGAAGCAAGTCGCTTTTATAACTAAAGCTAATAGTTATATCTAGCTGGTCTAAACTGACTATTTTTTTACTTGCTTCAATACTAGCAAAGAGTCTCTTTTTAATTATTTCTTCTGAGTCTTGTTTAGTATCCATGATAAAAACAATTTTATGATTGCGTATGAGATAAACATGTTGCAGCCAGTGTTTTTTTGTCTCTTCAATGAGCGTAAAGGCAAATTGCCGTTCTTTTTTATGTTGCTCATCAGGCAACTCTGCCGTCAAAGAACTAGTAGGTAAGTGACAAATGAAAATTCGGAAATTTGAGCTATTTGTTAGTTTTAAGCTAGTAATTTTTTCGTTTAACTCATCTGTATCTTCAATGCGATTGTTTAGCATATCAGAAATAATACTATTTCTATAATGCAACGTTGTTTGAGAAACAGCGTATTTTTTTAGCAATTCCATTTGGAGAAAACTAATGGTATTCTCAATAGCTAGAAAATCTTCATTCGGTGTAGAAGAATCAAGTTCATGAACGATTAATTCATAAGAATTAATTTTTAAGTTAGGGATAGGAACGACTAATTGCGTATACGTTTGATTGTTCTCAACTAGTTGTGAGGTAACTTTTCGTCTAGTATAATCGTAGTTCATGTATTTCTGTTTATTTAATGAAATAGATTGAATAAACAAGACATTGTCATAAAATGGATTAGTACTAATCCATTCTTCTTTGATAGTATTTTTTAAGCTAATCGGTTTTTTTATTAATTTTTCTAGAACCCTTAAGATATCTACAATCTCTGGTTCATTTAAAGCCATTTTTGTAAAATGGTTTTGCAATGAGTAATATTTTTCTAAAAGGTGGATATTATTATTGATTATTTTCCCCATAACATCTAGTAAAATAGGTTCGTATTGCGTCTGTTTAGGTATTTGTATTAATGGAAGTTCGTTTTTTTCGCATAATTCAATAATATATGCTGGAATAGAGACGACTAAACGGTCAATTTTGATAATTAAGCCACTTATTTTAAGCTGATGGACTTTGGTAAAAAAATCGCTCAGCTCAACAGAAGAAAGATCCTTTAAAGCGTAGTAGCTACTTAGCAACAACTCACCTTCGCGGCCCCAACTTTCGATATCCGGACCTTCTACAATCATAATACCGGTTACACTATTTGTTAACTTGGCGTGTTTAGTTAAAATCGTTGCTTCTTTGAGAGAATCAAAATCAAGCAATTCTTTTACTGTTAAATTCATACATTCACTTCCTTGTTTGTCATTATAAAGCAATATGCAAAGCTTTTCTCTATTCAAAATAGAAAACGCTCTATTCTTTAAATTAGTACGAGGATGGATTGCAAAACAATACATAATTGACTAAAAAGAAGTACATTTACTATAACAGAAAAAAACAGTTGGAACCATTCTAAATAAAGATATTAGTAAGTAAATAGACATAGAATGATAGGTAATTTTAAAAAAGAATCTGTTATAGCGATACTAGTCAAAATAGAGATTGGTTATAAAGTTCCTCGGTTAGATTAACCTATAAAAAGCCTCATCTAGTCGTTTTTATGAAAAACGCTTAGATAAGGCTTTTTGTGTAAGTTTATTGAGTTATCTTTTTAACCATTCAAGTAGTTCTTGGTATATTTGAAGAGCTTCTTTATTTGTTGGATCGCTATCAAAATCATGATTGGCTTGTTCTAGTGTAATAAATTTAGCAGAAGAAACTTTTTCACTCAAGTTTTCTCCTTGTTGGAAAGGAACGTCGTTATCCGTTTTGCTCTGAGCGATAAAAACTGGTGGAAGGCTTGCTAATTCATCATCTGAAAGTGAAAATTGATTTTGACATTTTTTATCGGGTAAGATTAAATCTAGCCAACGTCCTGTTTGTCTAGCATAAAGGTAGATAGCGTAGCGTGTTTGTAATGGGCCCTTAGCAAGAGGTGCAGGTTGGGTTAGTTGAGCAATTAAAGATTTAGGCATAAGTGGATACTGCTGGTAGTGTTTACTTGGTAAGAGATAAAAAGACTCTTGAATAGAAGAGTACCCGTAAAAGCTAATAATTTTATTGGGTCTCTTTCCTATATTCAAATCACTCCCAAGAAGTAAAGCTAAGTAAGCTCCAGCAGATCGACCAAACAAATGGTAGTCATTTGATGATAAATGTAAGACTGTATCGGAATGGTGAATGAACCATTTAACAGCTTCAACAGCGCTGCTATAAATTTCTGGTAAAGCTGTTTCTGGCGCCAAAGGATAATCGACAGTTAAAAGATGGTAGCCAGCCTTTAAAAAGAGATCGATATAAGCTTGCGGTAAGTCGTCACGGTCGCCCCAAATTAATCCACCACCGTGAAAATAAATAATGGTTTCATTTTTTAAATTAGCCGTACTTCGATAAAAAGAAGCAGATAGTGTAAGAGAAGAATGAGTAGCATAAGAAAAAAATTCTGGTTCCATGTTGTTAAACCTCCTGAAATTTACTTGAAAACGGGATATAGTGAGCTCAAAGTATAACAAAAGAAAGGCAATAAAAGGGTGGGTTTTTCTTTTATCAGTCCGAATTATACATCAAAGACAATAAAAGGGGGTCTCTTTTAGCTCTATGGTACAATGCAATCATAGAAAAAAGGCGTTATACTATGTATTGTAAGCCTTTCCTTTAGCAGTGCATTTATGTCGTACTTTAGTACTGTTTGATCAAAAGATTATTAGGTTTTTGTAAAAAGAGGGTAAATTTAGTTCATTAGTAGATAGAAATGGTCTTATTCTTCTAAAGGAGAATGAACCCGTATTAAAAGGAACTAGAACTAGAAGTTTTGAGACTACTTTTAATCGGAAAACCAGTAAAGCGAATAATGCAACTAAATTCTCAACGTATCGTGCTGACTAAAGGATTGGTTAAGCGCCCAATTAAATTAAATAGATTGCGAGGAATCAAAATGTTACACACAATAATTAAAGAAAATTCTTATCAAGACTCAATTGTACTAATGTTGTTAACAAACAAATTAAATACAATTGAAGGCGTTACAAAAGTTTCTATTATGATGGGAACACCTGCTAATAAAGATTTATTCGAAGGTAGTGGCTTAAAAACACCAGAACTTGCATCAGCTTCTGCAAATGATATGGCTCTTGTCGTAGATGCAGAAAACGATGGCGTAATGGATGCTGTCTTAGTAGAAGTAGATGAATTCTTAGCTTCACAAGCAACGACTGATTCAGAAGATACTAACGAAACAGCACGCACATGGGCAACAGCTATGAAATTAGGAAAAGATTCGAACGTTGCATTAATTTCTGTTCCTGGTACGTATGCAGCTCTTGAAACAGAAAAGGCATTAGACGAAGGATTAAACCCATTTATCTTTAGTGATAACGTATCAATTGAAGACGAAGTTCGCTTGAAGAAAAAAGCTCACGAAAAAGGCTTAATCATGATGGGACCCGACTGTGGAACGGGTATTATTAATGGCGTTCCAATGGCTTTTACAAACATTGTTAGACCAGGAAGAATCAGCATCGTTGGTGCTTCAGGCACAGGAATTCAAGAAGTTTCAACAATTATCGACAAATTAGGTGCAGGTGTAACCAATGCTATTGGTACCGGTGGCCGTGATTTATCAGAAGAAGTTGGCGGAATTACGATGTTAGATACAATCGTAGCATTAGAAGAAGATCCTAATACAGACGTAATCGTGGTTATTTCTAAGCCACCTGCAAAATCTGTTAGAGATAAAGTACTTGGTTTATTAAGACAAGTTTCTAAACCTGTTGTAACTATTTTCTTAGGTGAAAAACCAACGTACCACGAAAAAAATCTTTACCATGCTTACACACTAGAAGAAACGGCTAAATTAGCTGTTACTTTATTAAATGGCGAAGAAGTTAAAGCACTAGACGAAACAGTAACTATTCCTTCTGTTGAACTGAAACCAGAACAAACCTTAATTAAAGGTTATTATTCAGGTGGAACATTAGCTAACGAAGCAGGTATGTTAATTGCTGACGGTTTGAATCTTGAAGAAGGATTAACTCATGAAGATGGATTTATTTTAAATTCTGCAGGACATGAAATCATCGATTTAGGGGATGACATGTACACACAAGGAAAACCTCACCCAATGATTGACCCTGAAAAGAGAATTGAAATGATTCAAACAGCCGGCGACAACCCAGAAACAGCAGTCATCTTGTTAGACGTTGTACTTGGTTACGGTGCACATGACGATATGGCTACTGAATTAGCTCCAGCTATCAAAGAAGCTAAAGAAAATGCTAAAAAAGATGGACGCGAATTATTAGTTTTAGGAACAGTCGTTGGAACAACAGCTGACCCACAAAACTTAGTTCGTCAACAACAAATTCTTGAAGAAGCTGGCGTTATTGTTTGTTCAAGCAACAACAAAGCTGTTCGTACAGCTTTAGGTTTACTAGGACATACCGTAAAAGACGAAGAAAAAGGCTTTAAAGTAGTTGAAGAAGCAACGAGTGCTTCATTGCCTAAAGCCTCTCAAGCTGTTTTAGACTTATTAAGCACAAAACCATACGTAATCAACGTCGGTTTGAAGAGCTTTGCAGAAGCAATTGAAGAAAACCAAGGTAAAGCTGTTCAATTTGACTGGAGACCAAGCGCTGGTGGAGATGTAAAACTTCAAAAAATCTTGTACTTCTTAGATAATTACGTAGCAAAATAAAATGAATAAATTGTAGAACAATATAGGAGGGTTTTTAAAAAATGAATTATAAAACAATTGACGAAGCAAACCAAGCTGTCATTGACAAAATTGTAGCAGGTTCTCCGTTTTTATTAGATGTTGTACCCGCAAAAACGGTTATCGAAGAATTGAATGGAAAAGTATTATTACATGCTGGACCTCCAATTAAATATGAAAACATGACTGATCCAATGAAAGGTTCATGTGTTGGAGCTTCACTTTTCGAAGAGTGGGCTACAACTGAAGAAGAAGCAAGAGCAATGCTTGATAGAGGCGAAGTATCCTTTATTCCTTGTCATCACGTAGATGCTGTTGGACCAATGGGTGGAATCACTTCTGGAAATATGCCTGTTTTAGTAGTAGAAAACAGAACAGACGGCAACCGTGCTTACTGTACGTTAAATGAAGGAATTGGTGCTGTTTTACGTTTTGGAGCTTACAACGAAGAAGTTGTTACTCGTCTGCGTTGGATGCGCGATATCTTAGGACCTGCATTAAGTAAAGTGTTGAACAAGATGGACGAAGGGATGAACTTGAACGTTATCATTGCAAAATCAATTGCAATGGGAGATGAGTTCCACCAACGTAACATCGCTGCTTCACTAAACTTCTTAAAAGAAGTTGTTCCTTATATGTCTGAAATCGATATGAACGAAAAAGATCGCCAAGATGTTTTAGTCTTCTTAGCAGATACGGATCAATTCTTCTTAAACCCAATGATGGCAGCTGCTAAAGTTGTTATGGATGGAGCAAGAATGATTGAAGAAGGTACAATCGTTACAGCTATGACAAGAAACGGTGAAAACTTTGGTATTCGTATCAGTGGTATGGGAGACGAGTGGTTCACTGGTCCTGTTAACACACCAAAAGGACTTTACTTCTCTGGTTTTTCTGAAGATGATGCCAATCCAGATATTGGAGATAGCTCAATAACAGAAACATTTGGTGTTGGTGGAATGGCAATGGTTGCTGCTCCAGCAGTTACACGTTTTGTTGGTACTGGTGGTTTTGGTGATGCACTAAAAACAAGTAATGACATGATGGAAATTACAGTTGGTCACAACACAAACTTCCCAATTCCAACATGGGACTTTAAAGGTATTGTACTAGGAATTGATGCAAGAAAAGTTGTTTCAACAGGTATTTTACCAGTAATCAACACAGGTATTGCAAACAAAGTTGCAGGCAGAGGTCAAATTGGCGCAGGAACAGTAAATCCTCCAATTGAAGCTTTTGAAAAAGCTGTTACAGCGTATGCGAAAAAATTAGGTATGGAAATTTAACTTAATCTAAAATAGATGATCAGTGAGTGAGTAAAGCAAACAAAAGGTTTGAAAGCTCATTGATTCATTTTTTCATCTTGTTTATTAGGAAGGACTAACATGATTTTTATTCAGAAGATGTCAAAACAGTTAAAAGAACAAATGCAACCTGATCAAGATAAGTTGACTTCTTGGAAAGTGCATAGTATCTTTAAAAATGGTTTTAATTTAATGAGTGGGAAGCAGTTACTTTTTATAGGAACAGATAAAAATGGAGAGCTGCCTTTTTCTTTGCATTTAACTGCAAGAGATACAAAAGTAATCTTAAAAGAAATTAGTATTGGCGATACTTTTCATTATGATTATGAAAAGAAAGTAATGACTATTCATCAACTAGTCCTCTCATTTGATTATTGTTATGTTTATGACTCTATCTTACCTTTGCAACAAAAAATAAGTTTAAATCAAATAGATTCAACTTTGGAAGAAGCTGAAAAGATTTTAGAATTAAATGGATTTAAAAAACAATTGCCATTATTTTTTACTACTATAGATTATGATGAATCCTTTATGAAATCAATTGAAGGTCTCTTTTCAAATGAAGAAAAAACCCTGAAAGAAAGTATGCTTTATTTCATAGGGCGTGGAATGGGGCTAACACCTTCAGGAGATGATCTTTTAGTCGGTTTGCTGAGTATCGACTCAGGCTATCCTCTATTAGATGAACGTTTTCGCAGTATTATTATAGAGCTGCTAGAAACAAAGAGTCTAACGACTATTGTGGCAGAAACGTATTTACGTTATGCCGCTCAACATAAATACAGCACAACTATTGTATCTTTTGTTGGGGAACTGAATGAAAACCCAAGTGGGAATCAGCTTAAAGTAGATTTTAAAACGATCCTGACAAATGGAAGTACGTCAGGTTTGGACACCATGACCGGAATGCTTTTCGGAATATTATCAGAAAAAAGGAGAATAAATTTATAATGGGAAAACGTGTAGTTATCGCTCTTGGCGGAAATGCCATATTAAGACCTAATCAAAAAGCAACATTTGAAAACCAAATGGAAAATGTAGGTATTAGCACAGATTCTATTTCAGATGTTAAAAAAGCCGGCCATCAAGTTATTGTTACCCACGGAAACGGCCCACAAGTTGGGAATATTTTGAGACAAAACGAAGAAGCTAAAGAGGTTGTTCCACAATTGCCTTTACACGTTTTAAGTGCACAATCTCAAGGATTTATTGGTTATATGATGGAACAATCATTGAAAAATGCTTTGCTTTCAAAAGGTATCTCAGGAAGCGTTGTAACTGTTCTAACACAAA from Carnobacterium iners includes these protein-coding regions:
- a CDS encoding alpha/beta hydrolase; translation: MEPEFFSYATHSSLTLSASFYRSTANLKNETIIYFHGGGLIWGDRDDLPQAYIDLFLKAGYHLLTVDYPLAPETALPEIYSSAVEAVKWFIHHSDTVLHLSSNDYHLFGRSAGAYLALLLGSDLNIGKRPNKIISFYGYSSIQESFYLLPSKHYQQYPLMPKSLIAQLTQPAPLAKGPLQTRYAIYLYARQTGRWLDLILPDKKCQNQFSLSDDELASLPPVFIAQSKTDNDVPFQQGENLSEKVSSAKFITLEQANHDFDSDPTNKEALQIYQELLEWLKR
- a CDS encoding PucR family transcriptional regulator; this encodes MNLTVKELLDFDSLKEATILTKHAKLTNSVTGIMIVEGPDIESWGREGELLLSSYYALKDLSSVELSDFFTKVHQLKISGLIIKIDRLVVSIPAYIIELCEKNELPLIQIPKQTQYEPILLDVMGKIINNNIHLLEKYYSLQNHFTKMALNEPEIVDILRVLEKLIKKPISLKNTIKEEWISTNPFYDNVLFIQSISLNKQKYMNYDYTRRKVTSQLVENNQTYTQLVVPIPNLKINSYELIVHELDSSTPNEDFLAIENTISFLQMELLKKYAVSQTTLHYRNSIISDMLNNRIEDTDELNEKITSLKLTNSSNFRIFICHLPTSSLTAELPDEQHKKERQFAFTLIEETKKHWLQHVYLIRNHKIVFIMDTKQDSEEIIKKRLFASIEASKKIVSLDQLDITISFSYKSDLLHLPSLYKQAKNTQKITALFGEENMIYSYHDIGIYQLFADMDHLNQFEKFIPESLLTLNASHPDLVETLKVFLDKNQNYKDTADTLFLHPKTVRYRLDKIKKLTAIQFNQAEELLQINVGLRLLKMMNK
- the fdrA gene encoding acyl-CoA synthetase FdrA — its product is MLHTIIKENSYQDSIVLMLLTNKLNTIEGVTKVSIMMGTPANKDLFEGSGLKTPELASASANDMALVVDAENDGVMDAVLVEVDEFLASQATTDSEDTNETARTWATAMKLGKDSNVALISVPGTYAALETEKALDEGLNPFIFSDNVSIEDEVRLKKKAHEKGLIMMGPDCGTGIINGVPMAFTNIVRPGRISIVGASGTGIQEVSTIIDKLGAGVTNAIGTGGRDLSEEVGGITMLDTIVALEEDPNTDVIVVISKPPAKSVRDKVLGLLRQVSKPVVTIFLGEKPTYHEKNLYHAYTLEETAKLAVTLLNGEEVKALDETVTIPSVELKPEQTLIKGYYSGGTLANEAGMLIADGLNLEEGLTHEDGFILNSAGHEIIDLGDDMYTQGKPHPMIDPEKRIEMIQTAGDNPETAVILLDVVLGYGAHDDMATELAPAIKEAKENAKKDGRELLVLGTVVGTTADPQNLVRQQQILEEAGVIVCSSNNKAVRTALGLLGHTVKDEEKGFKVVEEATSASLPKASQAVLDLLSTKPYVINVGLKSFAEAIEENQGKAVQFDWRPSAGGDVKLQKILYFLDNYVAK
- a CDS encoding DUF2877 domain-containing protein, which gives rise to MIFIQKMSKQLKEQMQPDQDKLTSWKVHSIFKNGFNLMSGKQLLFIGTDKNGELPFSLHLTARDTKVILKEISIGDTFHYDYEKKVMTIHQLVLSFDYCYVYDSILPLQQKISLNQIDSTLEEAEKILELNGFKKQLPLFFTTIDYDESFMKSIEGLFSNEEKTLKESMLYFIGRGMGLTPSGDDLLVGLLSIDSGYPLLDERFRSIIIELLETKSLTTIVAETYLRYAAQHKYSTTIVSFVGELNENPSGNQLKVDFKTILTNGSTSGLDTMTGMLFGILSEKRRINL
- a CDS encoding DUF1116 domain-containing protein — its product is MNYKTIDEANQAVIDKIVAGSPFLLDVVPAKTVIEELNGKVLLHAGPPIKYENMTDPMKGSCVGASLFEEWATTEEEARAMLDRGEVSFIPCHHVDAVGPMGGITSGNMPVLVVENRTDGNRAYCTLNEGIGAVLRFGAYNEEVVTRLRWMRDILGPALSKVLNKMDEGMNLNVIIAKSIAMGDEFHQRNIAASLNFLKEVVPYMSEIDMNEKDRQDVLVFLADTDQFFLNPMMAAAKVVMDGARMIEEGTIVTAMTRNGENFGIRISGMGDEWFTGPVNTPKGLYFSGFSEDDANPDIGDSSITETFGVGGMAMVAAPAVTRFVGTGGFGDALKTSNDMMEITVGHNTNFPIPTWDFKGIVLGIDARKVVSTGILPVINTGIANKVAGRGQIGAGTVNPPIEAFEKAVTAYAKKLGMEI